The nucleotide sequence aaaaaccgaaattgtctgctactctgtcttcgctgcccggtggcaagtgcatactgagactactctcgcgactcccgactatgctggctgtaggtgggtagcgtccgagctgcagaatcttacgtataataagagctgctcgaaaaaccgaaattgtctgctactctgtcttcgctgcccgatggcgagtgcattggcgggtagcgtccgagctacgaaatccttcgtataataagagctgctcgaaaaaccgaaattgtctgctactctgtcttcgctgcccggtggcaagtgtatactgagactactctcgcgactcccgactatgctggctgtaggtgggtagcgtccgagctgcagaatcttacgtataataagagctgctcgaaaaaccgaaattgtctgctactctgtcttcgctgcccggtggcaagtgcatactgagactactctcgcgactcccgactatgctggctgtaggtgggtagcgtccgagctgcagaatcttacgtataataagagctgctcgaaaaaccgatatcgcttgcgtcgtcttagctgcccgatggcgagtgcattggcgggtagcgtccgagctacgaaatccttcgtataataagagctgctcgaaaaaccgaaatcgcttgcgtcgtcttagctgcaCGATGGCGAGTGCCTTGGTTGGTCGCGTCTGAgatgcagaatcttacgtataataagagctgctcgaaaaaccgaaatcgcttgcgtcgtcttagctgcccgatggcgattgcattggcgggtagcgtccgagctacgaaatccttcgtataataagagctgctcgaaaaaccgaaattgtctgctactctgtcttcgctgcccggtggcaagtgcatactgagactactctcgcgactcccgactatgctggctgtaggtgggtagcggccgagctgcagaatcttacgtataataagagctgctcgaaaaaccgaaattgtctgctactctgtcttcgctgcccggtggcaagtgcatactgagactactctcgcgactcccgtcTATGCTGGCTGTCGGTGCGTCGCggccgagctgcagaatcttacgtataataagagctgctcgaaaaaccgaaattgtctgctactctgtcttcgctgcccggtggcaagtgcatactgagactactctcgcgactcccgactatgctggctgtcgGTGCGTCGTggccgagctgcagaatcttacgtataataagagctgctcgaaaaaccgaaatcgcttgcgtcgtcttagctgcccgatggcgagtgcattggcgggtagcgtccgagctacgaaatccttcgtataataagagctgctcgaaaaaccgaaatcgcttgcgtcgtcttagctgcaCGATGGCGAGTGCCTTGGTTGGTCGCGTCTGAGATGCAGattcttacgtataataagagctgctcgaaaaaccgaaatcgcttgcatcgtcttagctgcccgatggcgagtgcGTCGGTGCGTCGCGTCCGAGCACCGAAATCTTTCGTATTATAAGAGCTACTCGAAAAACGGAAATCTGGCTGTTTACGCGTGGCGCATCCGTCCGGCGCTTGCCAAGAAActgtatttatatttatttttttgtagtaTAGTaaggatatttttttattaaaaaatttcgcaCGTAAACGAAACAATATAGAAAGTGTAAACTTTGTAGTCTTATGTTAGAAACAAAGGAAATGCCAATTTCTTTGATCAACTATGTAAGGACGCATGAAGGCGGTCTAAATAGGGGCCATATGTATAAGAAacatataaaaactttttctaaGTTAATAAATTCTCCTAATAATTCTACAAGGGCTTTTAGCGCCTTCGAAAACGAAGCCATCGCAAACCGAGCTATAAGTGATTCTTGGGAACAATTTGCATCTGTCATCGATGAATTTCAAAATGATGAACATTATGATTTTAGATCATGCTTACGCTTGGACGTAAGGGATTTAGGCTACTTGGTGGGCCTAAAGGTCTTCAAAGATTCTAACGAACTGCACGAATGTAGTGACGTTCGTATAATCATGTGCAAAATGAGGGATGGCCCAAAAATTGTTAGTAGTTTCCCAATTCTTTCTGAGGAAGCTATATTGAATTGCTAGATATTGAAAATTGAACCCCCATCTACGAATATAAATTAACAGTCATGTGACCGAGAACTCCTTGGACGTGAAAATCGAGTTCCTCGGAGTTAGATGGTCAGAATATAAGATTTTGAATGATTCACTTCGTGAAGACAATCATATACTTCATTTGATAAATGatatgcaaaaaatattttatgaaaaaaacgtttttttttgttttagcttGCCTGTGTTTTGagtcaatattaatttttttattaatttgtttatttatttgtttatttatttatatattagaaAGGTGTGAAAGCAGTTGTCAAATTCAGCAGATTGTTGCTCGCGCATGATATTAAGAGAAAATGAAGCTAGAGAAGGTCTTATAATGAGGTTACGTTATGAGAGGACTTACGCATTACTCATATTGAGTAGATAGTCGCTCGCGATTGGTATTAGGGAAACATGAAGCAGTGAAGCTAGAGAAGGTTGTACGATGAGACAGTAATTAATCTCTATAGCGCCCTCTATTGCCTACTATATGAAACTAATGTATTTTTCCCCCACCTCATGATCATATGGACAGAGCATCAACTGCAATTCAACTGATAATTTATTGACAATGGCAAGTTCCTGTGTTACCGTACGGACAAAAGTAGTAAGTATTAGCATGATCTGGATTCCGGACTGGCACGCTGTGCGTTTGGGCCGTCGGGAACGTCGGTTACATATAACTAAAACTATTTAACTATATCGTACCAATGATTTCAGATACACGGCCATCATCTAGGTGGCGTCTTGTAAACCACAAGTGAAGTAGTGCTCTGTTGTCTACATAGGAAAGTGTAGCATTTAGGTTGGTAGGGTGGGTATTATCTGGGAAGGTAGTCCAGTAGAAAGATATAACTTTTAATACTTTCTACTAAATTCAAACCTAAGAAACGTTTCAGAAACGTTCTGACAACGCAACTTTTCCAACAAAAGCGGACATTTTCACGTTTTAGAAACGCGTTTCTGAAACGTTGAGAAACCAGATTTAGCGTTCCTAGGTAAACGTTTCGGTGCTATGTGGGTTACGTATAATTATACTTCACTAAATGTCAAATACGTTCTTCCCAAATAATGCCTAAAACTGGTGCTTATAATGTGAATATCTATAAGAATAAGTAATTTATAAGTCGGAATATTAGTATGGATTTAAAAGTTATTATGGCGGATTCCAAGAAAAAATTCACTTTTTCATGAGTCCCagaatttcgaaattattttttcagtcTTCTGCTATTTTCGGACcatttttttgctatacttAAAAATGAGGAAATTCGTCAATGAACAATGAAATAACAGCACTGTGAATATACCTCTTAAAAAGGATCGTTATTTTTGTATACCTATTGGACAATGTGAAAACAAACTTATAAAATCAAGGAGCTGTGTAAGATGAAAAGTACAAGTTTTATTGCAATTTCAATACATGCTAGTCATGGAAAAGACATTTTAAGTCTGATTTAGTATTGGATACGATTTataatgttaatttttttcttgcagTACATAGGctatgaaatataaaattttcatgGATTATTCGTTATTTCGTCAACATTCAAATCAAAGAAAGGTTGAAATGTGACAtagttttatttcaaaattcatatttttgaaCAGTGAATAATTATGACAAGATATGTGCTTTAGATAGTGAGATAATTTACATAAATTGAATACACTTTGGCAAACGAGCattaataataagaaagtatataaagataaattgttttaattacAACAAATTATGGTCAATGGCCAAAATGGCTACAGCGATGCTTAAGCGATAATTTTAGCAACGCCTATAAATATggttttcaattaaaatatattataatgataACACTTTATGGCAGTGCGTGCTTacttaaaaatttactttaaaaatcaAGTAATACTACGGGTATAGGTATCAAccatgtataaaataaaaataggttctttaaaattaaaaaatcgtaaGCTAATTTGACTTGATCTTTAACGTACATTGTTGATTGTTTGTTTTGTGACTCAACAGATTAAGTATTTAGATAACTATgtttttttctatataataatatatatttataaatttatagaGATCATTTCCGCTTTTTATTCAAACCCATACGCCATGTGGATTTTTACTTGTAGGCACCGCAGTTTCTAATTGCCTTGGAGAACCTATCATTTTTCTTGTACTCCCAGGCTTGTGAGCTcctgaaataaaaacaatctAGAGTTAACAtgcttgaaatattttattaatttcatttAACTAAgagtattataatatatattaatgtATTTACCTTCAAGCAAATGTTTAACCTGTTCATCTTGGCAAGCAACAGTTAAACTTTGTAAATTTGCTTCTTTCATGTCTGCTACAAGTCTTTCAACCTGTAGTTTCTTTTCTACAATGGCAGCTTCTAAACTTACAACTTCCAGCTTTAAAGATTCGGCGCATTGGTTCGCCATATCAGCAGAGCGTTTAGCTTGCTCCACTTCATTTTGAAGATGTTCAACTTCTCCTATAATCTTTCTTTCCATCATTTGGTGCTCATCAGCCTCACGATTTATGTTATGTTGTTCTTTTACTAATTCTGCCATAACAAGTCTGTAGAATTAGACGAAAAtgaattaatataattttacaataattataatttcatacaacaggttttaaatttaattacctaattttatttttacattgaaGTAATTCGGTTTCGCAATTAGCTAGTTTGGATCGTAAAAGTGTTATCTCcgattttaaagttttttcttGTTGTTTTACAATTTCGCTTTCTTCCTCTACGTGTGATAATTCTTTTAACTGAAAGATAAGCATTTTTAGTGTATTATGTTGACAAAACGGAGAGGTGATTACATACAAGTGTGAAAGTTGTCAcccgagcaaagcgaggatttCTGACCATaatgcacaccatatttttcgTCTAATCTATACCAAAATTatgctatatatacatgtaaatCTAAGTGAAAAGTTTTGTACAGTTTTTTCCTCTAGGGCAAAAAAAAGACCTCGAGGGAACAAAATCAACTTTCCGTAATTTTCGGCCCGATTACACTTTTTTTCCATCTTGTAGCGGAAAAGTATACTTTTTTTCACTCGATTTACATGCAACTAATAGGATGCTTTTGATACAGGCAGAACTAAAAGAACATTAGAATATaagatttttaatattatttttatttgttttaccTGATCTTCAATTGCTCTATTAGTTGATTCAATTCTATTAACTTCTTGGGATATAAAGTCCATTTGATGCATTTGTTCTCTATTTTTAGATTCCCAATATAGAATTTCAGCATCATACTAAAATGAGAatcaagtttaaaaaatatcttagGAAGCACGaattgtaaaaaagaaaaaaaaaagaaaataatactTTTGTTAGATCTGCTTGTTGGGCATTAATAGTATCCCTTTGCCTATTGACTAGTCTGATGAGCTCCACGTATCTTTGAGTATATGCCACTGTTACCATATTTTGACCTTGTCCTGAAATTTGATTCACTGCCTGATTCTGACCTTTTGGTTCTTGAAACTCCTAGAAATAGTGAATATTGATTTAAGtatagcattttttttattactcgGAAAAAATGCTGATAAGTTTACAAACCTGTATGagatttctttttgtttttgttgcacTATTGCTGGGTGAAGACTGTTCTTTATAAAGATGTGGACTGCCACTTGTATTAGGTTGATATTGCGACCTTCCAGGACTGTTTAGATTAGGAGGTGGCGGATCTCTATATGGCGGAAGAGTTCTTTGTGGTGGTGAAACTGGACCAGGAGGATCTCGATAAGGAGGCACTTCGCGTACTTTTTTTTGAGACGAATAAATGTTTCCAGCTAAGAATAAAAGTTCATTGATCTTTACTTCCATaaattatgttaaaaatatgcAAACACAATTACCTTCATTATTAGTAGCTCTAGTAGGAGATTGTGCTAGTCTTTGAGAAGTTTTTCTTCCCCCGAATTCTTTTGACTTTTGTTGTGGTGTTGGTTGAACTATGGCAACGTTTTCCATTTGAACCTGTATAAGCAAGGAAAGTAAAAATGACATCCTTGAATATTGTGAGttcttattataaataatcaagTGTTTACCTCTGGGCTTATTTCTGACAAATTTCCATGAAGTCCACTAAAAGTCAATGATTTCCTAATATCACGATTTCTTTCTGAGCTAAGATCATCAAAGTCTGCTCCCATAGTAGGGCTTCCTTTAACATTTTCAAGTAAACTATTATTCAACGAATGTTCTGCCAAAGGATTTTGCATTCCATTCGTATGATTCGTATGTACAGATCGGGGATTGCCTGCAGCTGTATTTTTGTTTCCTTCAGGTGTTGACTTCCGAAGTATTAACTGCACTTCAGAAGCATATTCTCCCCATTTCATTAGTATCTGTAAAGGATTTAATTCCattataaaagtatataagaTCATGATAAGAAATAGTAAAAGTCTACtatgtgaatttttttaaacataacAGATACAAAAATAGACTTGACTGTTTACAggtaatttttctatttttaatagtATGCTGAAAGTGAAAAAGTTGCAACAAACTTATTTGGTGAAGAAAccaatgaaaaaaatcatgttcTACTggtgttataattgaaatagTATGCTCAGAGACTGTATCTAATAATAACTTGCTCCGGAGTATATATATGTCTAAGCTAAGTAAAGTCTAAATATaagtcaactataaaaataCCAAATTTTATGTTCGTAATCACCTTTAAAGGATTTTCATATGGCGCAAGTAGTCGTTCATTAGTTCTCCAACGTTCAATTAAAGTAAATCTACCCGTTTGGCCAGTTGCTTGCGCAAGTGCATAAACCACATCCTACAATGgatgaaaattaatcattaGTACATGAAAAACACACAAAATACCcacaaatatttgtaaattattaaagtaaaaTCGGACCTGGCAAGTTGTGGTCTCGGTAACACCACAAACAATGCGCTGTATACCCTCGACCCACACCTTTAATTCCATCTTGCAAACAGTTATCAATCACATTGATTCCCCTGCATTTTCCACTTCACTTCCATTAGTTTGGCAAACATTACAATAAACTCGACCGAATCGCTCGCACCTCGCGATGCATTTTCAACGCCATTAAGgcgagattttttattttctgcagTTTTCAACAAAACCAGCGTCACATAACGTTTATTCGTCTACGAGTATATTCGTCGCTATAGGAGTCACCCCACTGTATGAACAAACACTCGCGTGGGCGTTTTCGTTTGTTGCTGCAACAGGCTGGTCTAGTAAATCTAACCTGTTAATGCCAAATTGCATTACTATAGAGATTTATCAATCGAGTCAACAAATTTTATCAGATTCGAGTCTATGATAAAGCGACTGCACCAAGATGACGTCAACGCGTTGTCAGATGATGAGCTCCAACCACGGATAAGCTAACGAACTTAGaatcgaaactcgttactcgtTATTCCAAAATCATTGTTTTTTATGTTAAAgcaatttttgataatattctaatttatatttatcattgtATA is from Nasonia vitripennis strain AsymCx chromosome 1, Nvit_psr_1.1, whole genome shotgun sequence and encodes:
- the LOC100116246 gene encoding ras association domain-containing protein 8 isoform X1; protein product: MELKVWVEGIQRIVCGVTETTTCQDVVYALAQATGQTGRFTLIERWRTNERLLAPYENPLKILMKWGEYASEVQLILRKSTPEGNKNTAAGNPRSVHTNHTNGMQNPLAEHSLNNSLLENVKGSPTMGADFDDLSSERNRDIRKSLTFSGLHGNLSEISPEVQMENVAIVQPTPQQKSKEFGGRKTSQRLAQSPTRATNNEAGNIYSSQKKVREVPPYRDPPGPVSPPQRTLPPYRDPPPPNLNSPGRSQYQPNTSGSPHLYKEQSSPSNSATKTKRNLIQEFQEPKGQNQAVNQISGQGQNMVTVAYTQRYVELIRLVNRQRDTINAQQADLTKYDAEILYWESKNREQMHQMDFISQEVNRIESTNRAIEDQLKELSHVEEESEIVKQQEKTLKSEITLLRSKLANCETELLQCKNKIRLVMAELVKEQHNINREADEHQMMERKIIGEVEHLQNEVEQAKRSADMANQCAESLKLEVVSLEAAIVEKKLQVERLVADMKEANLQSLTVACQDEQVKHLLEGAHKPGSTRKMIGSPRQLETAVPTSKNPHGVWV
- the LOC100116246 gene encoding uncharacterized protein LOC100116246 isoform X2, translated to MELKVWVEGIQRIVCGVTETTTCQDVVYALAQATGQTGRFTLIERWRTNERLLAPYENPLKILMKWGEYASEVQLILRKSTPEGNKNTAAGNPRSVHTNHTNGMQNPLAEHSLNNSLLENVKGSPTMGADFDDLSSERNRDIRKSLTFSGLHGNLSEISPEVQMENVAIVQPTPQQKSKEFGGRKTSQRLAQSPTRATNNEAGNIYSSQKKVREVPPYRDPPGPVSPPQRTLPPYRDPPPPNLNSPGRSQYQPNTSGSPHLYKEQSSPSNSATKTKRNLIQEFQEPKGQNQAVNQISGQGQNMVTVAYTQRYVELIRLVNRQRDTINAQQADLTKYDAEILYWESKNREQMHQMDFISQEVNRIESTNRAIEDQLKELSHVEEESEIVKQQEKTLKSEITLLRSKLANCETELLQCKNKIRLVMAELVKEQHNINREADEHQMMERKIIGEVEHLQNEVEQAKRSADMANQCAESLKLEVVSLEAAIVEKKLQVERLVADMKEANLQSLTVACQDEQVKHLLEDCFYFRSSQAWEYKKNDRFSKAIRNCGAYK